The following nucleotide sequence is from Takifugu flavidus isolate HTHZ2018 chromosome 4, ASM371156v2, whole genome shotgun sequence.
CTTTTTCCCCTATTTTCACCAGTCTTTAATGCTTCAAATGCCATTCAACATTGAAACCTCTGTTTATATCTGCCAGGTGCGCGATGTTCGTCGGGAGGATAAGAAATACAGCGGAGAGTTATCTGGCATCCGCGCTGGTGTCAAGAAAAGCACCAAACTCAAGTAAAAATGAGAGTGGAAACACACCAGTGGACTTATCTGGAACATTTAATGTCATAGAATTATTCAGCATATTAAAAAGGACACTCATTATTGCTGTTGAACATTTTAAACACTTATCACTTCCTGTACCATCTGTATCAACCCACATAGTTATGTTTGCAGACACATTATAAACTGACAAAATAGGGCAAGATATGTTACAAAGTACCGGTAGGCATTATTCACACCGTTTAAGCAGCCCAGATAATAAAGTAACTTCCTAAAAGAGCAGGTGAGCATGTGTTCAAGTTAGGAAATGGAAAGAGCAGCAACGTGGAGCTTAGAGAGGGAGGTAATTGGCCTTTAACAATTTTGTTGACTGATGAACTTCTTGTGGGCTGATGTCAGGTTGCTCACTATTCTGTCCTCGATCTCCACCTCGTTCTTTTCATCCTCGTCCGTGAGGATCAGCTCTGTTTGGGTCTCGGGTGTCACCACCACCACGTAACCCCGCCTAGAGTCCAGCACATTGGCGACCACTACCTGGTGCCTGTAGGTGTCCAGAGCCCGTCGGGCCTTTTCCAGCAGGATGTGTGGATCTGTCTCCAGCTTAAAGGATATGACAAATGCCTGAGGTGCCCAGTCTTTCACCAGGGGGGACAGAATTTTAGGCACCATGTTCAAGCTAAGCTGAAGGAGAGAACAGCGACATTTTTATGGCAGCTTATGTCTATATGCTAATGTAACTGCAGTGTTACATAGTGTAGCGTATACGTTAATTTAGGACATCTTTGGTATTTGCTTGTTCACTTACTTGAAGAGGTCCATTGGAAGACTGGATTTTGTGTTCAGGCATCTCTGATGCTGGGATATAGAAGtctgacacagcagcagccagataaAACATAGCCATAGACCCTTGATGCAAAACAAATTGGAAAATTTGTTTCAACAGCATGTTGTGATGAGtggtttttaaatgaataaattctaCCTATAGTGCTGAGGGCCTGAGCTGATGCTTTAAGGAGATGCAGATAATCGGACAGGGTGTTGAATTCAACAGGCAGAAGaagtctgttttctttcacttcctggtaTTTTTTTAGCACTTTGGTGATATTTGGAAACACCTGCTGGTCAACGACCACTTCTGCAGCATCGCTGGATGCGTCTTCCGCGCTCCTGAACTTGAGGGCCTCCAGCATGTTCATGCTTGAGAACATGCTGTTGTAGGGGTATAGGGAGCGATGTCTGTGTAGAAAGATTACAGCATAGCCAGACTCTATGAAATACTCTGCTGAGGAGGCCCCTCGCCGGCCACTGCTGAAGTTGTCGAGGAAACGGACGGTTCGGGACTCCAGAGGAACCTTGGTGCCTCCTGATGTGATGAGAACGACCCTGCGGCCTGCTGACGCGTGGTGCCCTGCAAAAGCAGCCATCTGCTCTCTGACCTCCTCAACATGGGTGGGTGCAGCGAATTCATCTAATGTCCCATCAGTGGAAGGTGTTCTAGGTTCTGCCATTGCCTGACACAAAAGAGAGAGGAACTTTAGCAAATACCAAAAGATCACATAACATCAATTCAGCTCTCGGATATTAACGTTACCAATCTGTGTCATGCTTGGTATAAGTACCATTTTGTCAAATGTCATAGTAATGTTATGCACTGTGTGATAAAGACATTGAAAACATAAAGAACAGAGGATATTAGGTAGGGTGGACAAGAGCATACAGTTAAACTATAGTATTAAAGTAATGCAAACCAAAGCCCTGAGTAGTAACGCTAATCCCATCACCTTCACaatccttttaaaaaacacatcaaaacagtTAATTATACAAAATAATGCTGAGAGAAtgagaaaagggggaaattgTACATTTTcctcaattttctttttttgaatgATACAATCATGCAACATATGGATTTCCTCTTTAATTCCTTCATTAAGAGTCAGTGAATATTTTTTATGATGAGAAACAGCTTTTATTCGCCAATATTAAAagcataaataaaaagaaatcttaACGTTAAAACCAATTGTGGCACTATATATTGTTAAATTAGTAAAGGCAGTACCTTTCAACGCTGCTTATGAGGCAATGTGCTGAACTCACCTGTTGTATGATTAATTATCCTGAAATATTCACGGTGACAACTTAAAAATGCGACTCATGCTTAAAGACAACGGTGTACCTGGGCATGATCTACTACATACCTGCTTTTATTTCAGAGTTTGACCTCAGTTTCTGAACATACCGTGCGGACACTGTCAACGCTTCCCAACTGTCCCCAGCAACTTCTCTACTTCCGGAAGCCTCCTTCTCTGGTGTCCAATATTACATCTTAGACTCGCCAGCGACACTAGTGGTCAAGATCGGTACTATCACAAAGAGTAAAGCGGGCTGTACAGGGTTTGATAACAGTCCTGGTATTTCTGGTACGCTGTTGCGTGGTTGGAATATATCAGAGATAATGTTAAAGATCAAGTGCCAAATCTTTGAACTTTAGACTTGTGTGAGGTTTGGTGTGATTTGTGGGCAATAAAGGACCACTTCAGTCAAATGCGGTGACATGTTTTAGTGTGACTGGAAGCAAAGCCATTTTCATGACGCTCTGAAAGCCTTGGTCAGAAATCTGTAACGAatacatgaaaatgatacaacTGACAACTTAGGTAGTCTATTAGCAGAAATAGCAGAGTCACTCACCCGACCAggcacagcaggaggtggaggccaGAAATAGGGGTTGTTAAAGCGAGACTCAGCCATcctggaataaaaacaaagtgagcgctgcttctccagctgtcCTTCAGCAGAATGTAGCTGTGATGCGTAGATATTGGTGGATGCGGTGGCTCGTTTatgtttctgtcagttgtgCGCCAAGTAAAATCACCGCCGCTGATGTGAAGCCCGATTGTTCGTGTTTAAGGAGAGAGTCCTCGGTGTTAAATATTATGTCAGTAGGTCCTCACCCGGGCAGCAGCTGACTGTTTCACACCGCAACTTAAGAATAATGGGCCTGG
It contains:
- the ppcs gene encoding phosphopantothenate--cysteine ligase, encoding MAEPRTPSTDGTLDEFAAPTHVEEVREQMAAFAGHHASAGRRVVLITSGGTKVPLESRTVRFLDNFSSGRRGASSAEYFIESGYAVIFLHRHRSLYPYNSMFSSMNMLEALKFRSAEDASSDAAEVVVDQQVFPNITKVLKKYQEVKENRLLLPVEFNTLSDYLHLLKASAQALSTIGSMAMFYLAAAVSDFYIPASEMPEHKIQSSNGPLQLSLNMVPKILSPLVKDWAPQAFVISFKLETDPHILLEKARRALDTYRHQVVVANVLDSRRGYVVVVTPETQTELILTDEDEKNEVEIEDRIVSNLTSAHKKFISQQNC